A genomic segment from Halomonas sp. TA22 encodes:
- a CDS encoding IclR family transcriptional regulator, whose amino-acid sequence MNNPAPLDDDQSLPTKDRNFVTALARGLELLRAFGAGEEYLGNAELSSRTGIPRPTVSRLTYTLTQLGYLKHNTRLEKYRLGPGILALGYRFLANHGIREIARPFMQQMANATDCNVSLGAADKTSMVYLEACHGSGPLIIRLETGSRLPMATSAIGRAWLCGLHEERRDAVMRELAQAYGEEWATLEAGILKSQEEYDRYGFCLSEGDWQTDISAVAMPLILEDGAEVMAINCGGASARLSHDILVNKLGPRLKGIVQQIIAELKHGSPR is encoded by the coding sequence ATGAACAACCCCGCCCCTCTCGATGACGACCAGTCGCTGCCGACCAAGGACCGTAATTTCGTCACTGCCTTGGCACGCGGTCTCGAGCTACTGCGCGCCTTTGGCGCAGGCGAGGAGTATCTGGGCAATGCCGAACTATCGAGTCGTACCGGGATCCCCCGCCCGACCGTTTCGCGGCTGACTTATACACTGACTCAGCTGGGCTATCTCAAGCACAACACCCGACTGGAAAAATATCGACTCGGCCCAGGCATTCTGGCACTGGGTTACCGCTTTCTCGCCAATCATGGCATCCGTGAAATCGCCCGCCCGTTCATGCAGCAGATGGCCAATGCCACTGATTGCAACGTCAGCCTGGGCGCTGCCGACAAGACCTCAATGGTCTATCTCGAGGCGTGTCACGGTAGCGGACCGTTGATAATACGGCTGGAAACAGGATCACGCCTACCCATGGCGACGTCTGCCATCGGCCGTGCCTGGCTATGCGGACTCCACGAAGAGCGCCGCGACGCCGTCATGAGGGAGCTCGCACAGGCGTATGGAGAGGAGTGGGCAACGCTAGAAGCGGGAATTCTAAAGAGTCAGGAGGAGTACGACCGCTATGGCTTCTGTCTCTCGGAAGGGGACTGGCAGACTGACATCAGTGCGGTAGCAATGCCGCTGATCCTTGAAGACGGTGCCGAAGTCATGGCGATCAACTGCGGCGGAGCCTCGGCTAGACTCAGCCATGACATATTAGTCAATAAGCTCGGCCCGCGCCTGAAGGGGATAGTGCAGCAGATCATAGCCGAACTCAAGCATGGCAGCCCGCGTTAG